In Bacteroides cellulosilyticus, the genomic stretch TGATTACGCTGCTGTTCCTCGACTTCACGGGGAAACTGCATGGTTGGTTCGACTGGATGGCTAAAATTCAATTCTTGCCTGCGTTGTTAGCCTTGAATGTAGGGGTTGTGATAGCCCTGATTGTGCTGACGCTGCTTTTGGGCCGTGTGTATTGTTCGGTAATATGTCCGCTGGGTGTCTTTCAGGACGTGGTTTCATGGCTGGGCAAAAAGCGGAAGAAGAACCGCTACTCTTATTCGCCTGCGCTCAATTGGTTGCGCTATGGAGTATTGGGCGTGTTTATATTGGCTTTGATAGGGGGCGTCGGCTCTCTGGTGGCGCTGCTTGCACCTTACAGTTCGTATGGTCGGATTGCCTCCAATCTCTTTGCCCCGGTTTATCAGTGGGGAAATAACCTGCTTGCCTATCTGGCGGAACGTGCGGACAGCTATATGTTTTATTCCGTGGATGTGTGGATGAAGGCTGCGGGGACTTTTGCGATAGCTGCCCTGACGTTTGTCATTCTGGCTGTGTTGGCTTGGCGCAACGGACGTACATATTGTAATACGATTTGTCCGGTGGGCACGGTGCTGGGATTCCTGTCACGTTTCTCTCTACTGAAACCGGTGATTGATACCAGTAAATGCAATGGCTGTGGACTGTGTGCACGCAACTGTAAAGCAGCCTGCATCGACTCGAAGGCTCATAAAATAGACTATAGCCGTTGTGTGGCTTGCATGGATTGCATTGGAAAATGCAAGAAGGGAGCCATCCGCTATGAGCGTCCGCGTAAAGAAGCACTGCAACCGGTAGTTGCCGGAAAGGTGAATAGCGTGTCACCGGAACAGGTGGATAATGCACGCCGTGCCTTCTTCTCTGCCGGAGCCATATTTGCCACAAGCACCTTGCTGAAAGCGCAAGAGAAAAAGGTGGATGGCGGACTGGCGGTTATCGAGGATAAAAAGATTCCCAAGCGTACGACGCCTATTTTCCCGGCAGGTTCGTTGGGAGCGCGCAACTTTACGGAGCATTGTACGGCTTGCCAGCTTTGTGTGTCGGTGTGTCCTAATCAGGTATTGCGTCCTTCCGGCAATCTGATGACATTGATGCAACCGGAGATGTCTTATGAACGTGGCTATTGCCGTCCGGAATGTGCCAAGTGTGCCGAGGTATGTCCCACGGATGCTATTCATCTCACCAGTTTGGCCGATAAATCATCTATCCAGATAGGTCATGCCGTATGGATTAAGAAGAACTGCGTGCCCCTGACGGACGGGGTGAATTGTGGAAACTGTGCCCGTCATTGTCCGGCTGCTGCCATTACGATGGTGCCTTCTGATGCGAATGATGACAAGTCCCCGAAAATCCCGGCCGTCAACGTGGAGCGTTGCATCGGTTGCGGAGCCTGTGAGAATCTTTGTCCGGCACGTCCGTTCAGTGCTATTTATGTAGAAGGGCATGAGAGACATAGGGTGATATAAAGGTGGTAATGTGATAGGGTGATAAAGTGATAAATGTTAGAAGAACATATATGGAAGAAAATAATAAAAATATAAACCGCAGGGATTTCCTGAAAATAGTGGGTATCAGCGCTGCCACTACTACGGCTGCCGCCACTCTTTATAGTTGCAAGCAAAAAGACGGGGTGACGCCCGGAGGTACTGCATCTACGCCGGTGCCTACGGATAAAATGACTTACCGCACCTCTGTGGCTCAGAAAGATCGTGTTTCACTTCTCGGCTATGGCTGTATGCGCTGGCCTACTGTTCCTTCACCGGACGGGAAAGGGGATATGATTGACCAGGATGCCGTAAACGAATTGGTGGATTATGCCATCGCACACGGGGTGAATTATTTCGATACATCCCCGGTTTATGTGCAGGGATGGTCGGAGAAGTCAACAGGCATTGCGCTGAAACGTCATCCGCGTGAGAAACTGTTCATTGCTACCAAGCTCTCTAATTTCAGTAATTATAGCCGTGAGAATTCCATTGCCATGTATCGCAAGTCGTTCGAGGATTTGCAGACGGATTATATCGATTACTATCTGCTCCACTCCATCGGTGGTGGCGGAACGGAGGCTTTCAAGGCACGGTATATTGATAACGGAATGATGGAATTTCTGTTGAAAGAGCGGGAGGCGGGGCGTATCCGCAATCTGGGATTCTCTTTTCACGGTTCGGTAGATACATATGATTATGCGCTCTCCCTGCACGATGAAGTGAAATGGGATTTTGTACAGATACAGCTTAATTATGTGGATTGGAAACATGCTTCGGGACGCAATGTGAATGCGGATTATCTGTATGATGAATTGGTGAAGCGCAATATTCCGGCGGTCATTATGGAACCGCTGTTGGGAGGACGCCTCTCTAATGTGCCCACTCATATCATGACGCGTCTTAAACAACGTCGCCCGGAAGATAGTGTGGCATCGTGGGCATTCCGCTTTGCCGGTTCCCCGGAACTGGTGTTGACGGTGTTGAGTGGTATGACGTATATGGAGCATCTGCAAGATAATATCCGTACATACTCCCCGCTGATTCCTCTGACCGAGGATGATAAGGAATTTCTGGAAGAAACGGCACAGTTGATGCTGAAATATCCTACGGTGCCTTGCAATGACTGCAAATATTGCATGCCTTGTCCGTATGGTATTGACATTCCTGCCGTGCTTATCCATTATAATAAATGTGTGAATGAAGGCAATGTGCCGAAGAGCCAGCAAGATGAGAATTACAGGCAGGCGCGTCGTGCTTTCCTTGTAGGATACGACCGCAGTGTGCCACGCCTGCGCCAGGCAAGCCATTGCATCGGTTGCGACCAATGCTCGCCCCACTGTCCGCAGAGTATCAATATTCCTAAGGAACTGAGACGCATTGATGCGTTTGTGGAACAGTTGAAACAGGAAACGTTGTAAAAGTTACAAGCTACGAGCTACAAGCTACGAGTGGCTGCGCTATGTTTGTGGGCAAAAAAATCGCTCGGCTATCACGCCGAAAGGTACTCGTAGCTCGTAGCTTGTAGCTCATAAACTAATTTAGAATGAGAAAAACAAAAGTACGTATGTGGTTTGGAATAATAATAGCAGTCATTGCTGTAATATGTATTTCCGTGTTCGCCTTTATCAATCAGCCGAGCTTCGGCCGACTGCCCCAAGGTGAGCGCTTGGAGAGAATCAAACGTTCGCCCCATTATCGTGACGGTCAGTTCAGCAATCTGCACCAGACACCGGTGATGGCGTCGGATAAAGGGTTCTTTGAGGCTATGTTTTCTTTCCTGTTCCGCAAGCCGGAAGGATTGAGACCGGAGAATGCAGTTCCGACCATGAAAACGGACTTGCATAAATTGGAGCGTGATAAAGATGTACTCATCTGGTTCGGGCATTCCTCTTACTTTATCCAGATAGACGGAAAACGTATTCTGGTTGACCCTGTATTCTGCATGGCTTCCCCTGTATCCTTTGTCAACAAACCATTCAAGGGAACCGATATTTATAAACCGGAGGATATGCCGGATATTGATTATCTGGTAATCAGTCACGACCATTGGGACCACTTGGACTATCGTACTGTGAAAAGTCTGAAAGACCGGGTGGGCAAGGTGATTTGCGGATTGGGTGTCGGCGAACATCTGGAACATTGGGGATACAGAAAAGAACAGCTTGTGGAATTGGATTGGCAGGAAAATGCCGCACTGGATAACGGTTTTACCGTTCATTGTCTCCCGACACGGCATTTCTCCGGGCGTGGTCTGAAAGCCAACCAGACCTTGTGGGCGTCCTTTTTGCTGGAAACTCCGTCTCAGAAGCTATATATGGCAGGAGACGGTGGATATGATTCTCATTTTGAAGAAATCGGAAAACGCTTTCCCGATATAGACCTTGCCATTCTGGAGAACGGCCAATATAATGAAGACTGGAAGTACATCCATCTGATGCCTTCGGATATGGGAAAGGCTGCCAGAGAACTGAAAGCGAAAAGAATATTGACGGTACATCATTCCAAATATGCCCTGGCAAGGCATCCTTGGGATGAACCTCTGATGAACGAAAAGAATATGCAGAAACAAGATTCGCTGAATATGCTGGTTCCCGTGATTGGGGAGGTCGTACCTTTATAGAAGACTTTCATCTCTGTAATAAATAGTGGGTCGCTGATATTGTTGTCGTATAACGGCAATGATATCAGCGTTTTTTTTGTGACATCACCTTGTCTTTTATTCTGTTGCAAGGCCTCTGTTCACATACAGTAAAATTGGTGTTTGAAACCGTAATGCGTCTATGGATGCACTTTTATTTATCATGTAACTTTGCATCATTGAAAGTGAGTTCTGTCAATAACGAAAGTATAAACCTCAAATTAGAATCTGATATGGGAACAGATAAAGGAATCAGCCGTAGAGAAGCTTTGGCGAGAATCGGTATGATTGTCGCAGGAGTAGCCACCTCGTCAATAGGATTATCCTCTTTGTCCTCCTGCGCTGAAAAGCCGCAGAAGAAACGCATCATTTTTTATTTTACCGCTACAGGAAACTGTCTGCACGTTGCTCGCCAATTAGCGGAACCGGAAGGACAGTTATTGAGTATTCCGCAAATGGTGAGACAAAACCGGTACGAGTTCGAGGCGGATGAAATAGGTATTGTCTATCCGATATATGGCCATATGCCGCCCAATATGGTGCGGAACTTCATTAGGAAAGCTAAGCTGAAAGCAGGATATAAGTTCGCAGTCCTCACTTATGGAGCGAGAAAATGCGACGCGGTAGAGATATGGGATGGTATATCGCGCGAGGCGGGTAACCCATTTGATTATATTGCCACGCTCATTATGGTGGATAATTGGTTGCCGAACTTCGACATGAACGAACAGATTAAAATAGAGAAGCATATTCCGGAGAACTTGCAGCGAATCACCGGGGACATCTCCCGCAGGCGAGAGTGGCACGAACCGGTAAGTGAAGAGGAGCGGCAGATGCATGCAGGATTCATGACGCTTTCGGGACTTGATCCTGAAGTGGGTTTTCTCAAGAAAAGTGAACGGTATTTTGTCGTTACGGAGAATTGCATCGGTTGCGGAGCCTGTACGGATGTCTGCCCGCGTGGAAACTATGAGTTTACTTCGAATGGGATTGCCATGCAGGGAGACTGCGATTTCTGCTTCGCCTGCATTCAAAACTGTCCGCAGAAAGCTATTCAGTTCAAAAAAAATGACGAAGACCCACTGCTGGCAAAAGGCGAGCGCAATCCGAATGCCCGATACCGGAATGAGAACATTTCACTGATGGATATCAAGAGGGCCAATAGGCAATAAGTTAAGTAGACTGCGCTGTATTTTTGTTTTCAGCATATTAGTGTATCTTTGCAGATAGATTATGAAACTCTAAAAACAGAAAACAATGAAACAGGAAGTATTATTTCTCCTATTGAATGATTATGCCGATTGGGAAGGCGCGTTCCTCGCTATTTCTTTAAATACCGGGGTGATACCGGGGAGCGAAGTGAAATATACACCAAAGACAGTTGCTCCGACGCTGGATGAAGTCCGTTCCATAGGCGGATTCCGCACAGTGCCGGATTATAGTTTTCAGACTATGCCTGCCGATTATGCAGCATTGATTCTGATAGGTGGCATGCAGTGGCAATCACCCGAATCGGAATTGGTGGTGCCTATCGTGCAAGATGCTCTGCAACGTGGCAAAATAGTAGGAGCCATCTGCAATGCTTCCGCATTCATGGGTGCGCATGGCTTTCTGAACGATGTGAAGCATACCAGCAACACGCTTCCATATCTGAAAGAGTTTGCCGGTGAACGATATACCAATGAAGACGGATACCTGGAAAAACAAGCCGTCAGCGACAAGAATATTGTAACTGCCAATGGCACGGGGCATTTGGAATTTACTCGCGAACTGCTGTTGCTTTTAAAGGCTGATACTCCGGAAAAGATTGAAGCTGCTTATGATTATTATAAAAATGGCTTTGTGAAGTAGCTTTTGTCTTGTTATTATTTATATTCCTCAATCACATTGCGGAATATGTCTACTCCGACGATCTCTCTCGTTGAGATATCCGTGACCCATAGCCGATTGTTATGAACCAATAACTTCTGTCCGCCTTTGAATGTATAGCCAGGCACTGATTTGAAGGTCAGGAAGAATTTCTTCTTATCCCTGTCATAACACCGGATACTGCCATCGGCTGCTGAGATGTACATCAGATTTTTGTATAGGGCTATTCCTCGGGGATTAAATTCCAGAGGAAGCGTCTGGCTGGTAGTCATTGTGATATTGCTCCCCTTTTGGATAAGGGAAGTATCGATCACATGTATTTTCCGGTTTCCATATTGTCCGTAGTCGGCGAGAAACACCAATCCGGTCGTATCTACTGCCATCTGGTGCGGATAAAATCCGTTGTTTACATCGAAACCATCTAGGCTTCCACGTGAGTAGTAATTTATATTCTGGTATTTTTCCGCACTCACATCACTTTGCAAGGTTACTTGCAGGCCATCTTTCATGCGTACTATTATATAATCGTCTACAATAGCCATTGCATGGGTGTGAAACAACTGTGCATTTCCATGCCCCCAGTTACGGTTTCCGATTCGGGTTATAAATTTCAGTGTATGTACATCGAAAACATCAATGCATGAACCTATATTGGCGAGATAGAGTCTTCCATTGGCTACGGAAATGGCTTCTACATAGTTGTTGAATGTTTGCGTTGCATCATTGTAGGTCCATGTATTTAATGAACCTATTTTCTGACGAGCGGACAGGCTGTATAATTCCACACTGAAATGTCT encodes the following:
- a CDS encoding EFR1 family ferrodoxin (N-terminal region resembles flavodoxins. C-terminal ferrodoxin region binds two 4Fe-4S clusters.) — translated: MGTDKGISRREALARIGMIVAGVATSSIGLSSLSSCAEKPQKKRIIFYFTATGNCLHVARQLAEPEGQLLSIPQMVRQNRYEFEADEIGIVYPIYGHMPPNMVRNFIRKAKLKAGYKFAVLTYGARKCDAVEIWDGISREAGNPFDYIATLIMVDNWLPNFDMNEQIKIEKHIPENLQRITGDISRRREWHEPVSEEERQMHAGFMTLSGLDPEVGFLKKSERYFVVTENCIGCGACTDVCPRGNYEFTSNGIAMQGDCDFCFACIQNCPQKAIQFKKNDEDPLLAKGERNPNARYRNENISLMDIKRANRQ
- a CDS encoding 4Fe-4S binding protein; the protein is MLRKIRLTVAIFFFVLITLLFLDFTGKLHGWFDWMAKIQFLPALLALNVGVVIALIVLTLLLGRVYCSVICPLGVFQDVVSWLGKKRKKNRYSYSPALNWLRYGVLGVFILALIGGVGSLVALLAPYSSYGRIASNLFAPVYQWGNNLLAYLAERADSYMFYSVDVWMKAAGTFAIAALTFVILAVLAWRNGRTYCNTICPVGTVLGFLSRFSLLKPVIDTSKCNGCGLCARNCKAACIDSKAHKIDYSRCVACMDCIGKCKKGAIRYERPRKEALQPVVAGKVNSVSPEQVDNARRAFFSAGAIFATSTLLKAQEKKVDGGLAVIEDKKIPKRTTPIFPAGSLGARNFTEHCTACQLCVSVCPNQVLRPSGNLMTLMQPEMSYERGYCRPECAKCAEVCPTDAIHLTSLADKSSIQIGHAVWIKKNCVPLTDGVNCGNCARHCPAAAITMVPSDANDDKSPKIPAVNVERCIGCGACENLCPARPFSAIYVEGHERHRVI
- a CDS encoding type 1 glutamine amidotransferase family protein encodes the protein MKQEVLFLLLNDYADWEGAFLAISLNTGVIPGSEVKYTPKTVAPTLDEVRSIGGFRTVPDYSFQTMPADYAALILIGGMQWQSPESELVVPIVQDALQRGKIVGAICNASAFMGAHGFLNDVKHTSNTLPYLKEFAGERYTNEDGYLEKQAVSDKNIVTANGTGHLEFTRELLLLLKADTPEKIEAAYDYYKNGFVK
- a CDS encoding aldo/keto reductase, coding for MEENNKNINRRDFLKIVGISAATTTAAATLYSCKQKDGVTPGGTASTPVPTDKMTYRTSVAQKDRVSLLGYGCMRWPTVPSPDGKGDMIDQDAVNELVDYAIAHGVNYFDTSPVYVQGWSEKSTGIALKRHPREKLFIATKLSNFSNYSRENSIAMYRKSFEDLQTDYIDYYLLHSIGGGGTEAFKARYIDNGMMEFLLKEREAGRIRNLGFSFHGSVDTYDYALSLHDEVKWDFVQIQLNYVDWKHASGRNVNADYLYDELVKRNIPAVIMEPLLGGRLSNVPTHIMTRLKQRRPEDSVASWAFRFAGSPELVLTVLSGMTYMEHLQDNIRTYSPLIPLTEDDKEFLEETAQLMLKYPTVPCNDCKYCMPCPYGIDIPAVLIHYNKCVNEGNVPKSQQDENYRQARRAFLVGYDRSVPRLRQASHCIGCDQCSPHCPQSINIPKELRRIDAFVEQLKQETL
- a CDS encoding MBL fold metallo-hydrolase; protein product: MRKTKVRMWFGIIIAVIAVICISVFAFINQPSFGRLPQGERLERIKRSPHYRDGQFSNLHQTPVMASDKGFFEAMFSFLFRKPEGLRPENAVPTMKTDLHKLERDKDVLIWFGHSSYFIQIDGKRILVDPVFCMASPVSFVNKPFKGTDIYKPEDMPDIDYLVISHDHWDHLDYRTVKSLKDRVGKVICGLGVGEHLEHWGYRKEQLVELDWQENAALDNGFTVHCLPTRHFSGRGLKANQTLWASFLLETPSQKLYMAGDGGYDSHFEEIGKRFPDIDLAILENGQYNEDWKYIHLMPSDMGKAARELKAKRILTVHHSKYALARHPWDEPLMNEKNMQKQDSLNMLVPVIGEVVPL